The Sulfurospirillum tamanense genome includes a region encoding these proteins:
- a CDS encoding HIT family protein: MSLLFSAEHYYVELHESEIPWVKIFSAHPYKELTDCDPQTKAALFTCMETCERVLRAYYAPEKINIAIFGNYLPHLHIHVMARFKEDAYFPEPMWGVKQREGVLELPPIEGFVVTLKKALNNLYM; encoded by the coding sequence ATGTCGCTACTTTTTTCTGCCGAGCACTACTATGTTGAACTCCACGAAAGCGAGATTCCGTGGGTTAAAATCTTTAGCGCGCATCCCTACAAAGAACTCACCGATTGCGACCCCCAAACCAAGGCCGCCTTGTTTACATGTATGGAAACCTGCGAGCGTGTGTTGCGAGCGTATTATGCTCCTGAGAAAATCAACATCGCCATTTTTGGCAACTACCTTCCCCATCTGCACATTCACGTCATGGCACGCTTTAAGGAAGATGCCTATTTTCCCGAACCCATGTGGGGCGTCAAACAGCGCGAAGGCGTCTTGGAATTGCCTCCCATTGAGGGGTTTGTGGTAACTTTAAAAAAAGCGCTAAACAACCTTTACATGTAA
- a CDS encoding murein transglycosylase domain-containing protein: protein MRRFWVVVVAVVLAGCSRGDYVNIAQVALSKDPSTAVKSLARTKSVHYAANPEQLVRDVKNLDLNVRDLFVALFGQVAKEWGEGNVEESSQTKTVKYLQEFQSRVLVDFDKGEVTVETVTKEDPKAHLREAIVMALLMPEDPRQVDLFDTRAIEVGATPYLYNEVLDDQSKPIRWEWRAKRYADILLSRELKTRTITRNNARLHVNYVTIPMVKNHTSVRVSKFAPLVKTYASRYNLSPALVYAIIRTESNFNQYAISRSGAVGLMQIMSQTAGRDAYKHLTGKEWAPTREYLYDAKNNIEMGTTYLHILRTRYLTGIDHPLSHEYTVISAYNGGAGTVLRAFHTDRDRAKARINATAPSGVYRVLREEVAFEETREYLRKVLEYKKEFVGL, encoded by the coding sequence ATGAGACGGTTTTGGGTGGTAGTGGTAGCAGTGGTCTTGGCAGGATGTTCGCGTGGGGATTATGTCAACATCGCCCAAGTGGCTCTTTCTAAAGACCCAAGCACCGCAGTGAAATCCTTGGCGCGCACCAAAAGCGTGCATTATGCCGCCAATCCCGAGCAACTTGTTCGAGATGTTAAAAATCTTGACTTAAATGTGCGCGATTTGTTCGTGGCCCTTTTTGGGCAAGTGGCCAAAGAGTGGGGCGAGGGCAATGTGGAAGAAAGTTCGCAAACCAAAACCGTCAAGTACCTCCAAGAGTTCCAAAGCCGGGTGCTAGTAGACTTTGACAAGGGCGAGGTGACGGTAGAAACAGTCACAAAAGAGGACCCCAAAGCCCACTTGCGCGAAGCCATTGTAATGGCGCTATTGATGCCCGAAGACCCCCGTCAAGTAGATTTGTTTGACACAAGAGCCATCGAAGTGGGGGCAACACCCTACTTGTATAACGAAGTGCTGGATGACCAAAGCAAACCCATCCGTTGGGAGTGGCGCGCCAAACGCTATGCCGATATTTTGCTCTCTCGTGAGCTTAAAACCCGCACCATTACCCGCAATAACGCCCGCTTACATGTAAACTATGTGACCATTCCGATGGTGAAAAACCACACTTCGGTGCGGGTAAGTAAATTTGCTCCTTTGGTTAAAACTTACGCGAGTCGCTACAACTTAAGTCCTGCCTTGGTGTATGCCATCATCCGCACAGAGAGTAACTTTAACCAGTATGCCATTAGCCGAAGCGGGGCGGTGGGGCTCATGCAAATCATGTCTCAAACCGCAGGTCGCGATGCCTACAAACACCTCACGGGTAAAGAGTGGGCGCCCACGCGAGAGTACTTGTACGATGCGAAAAACAACATTGAAATGGGCACGACTTATCTGCACATTTTGCGCACCCGCTACCTCACAGGCATTGACCATCCTTTGTCCCATGAATACACTGTGATTAGTGCGTACAATGGCGGAGCAGGAACGGTACTTAGGGCTTTTCACACTGATAGAGACCGCGCTAAGGCGCGCATCAATGCCACCGCGCCCTCAGGCGTATATAGAGTCTTGCGCGAAGAGGTGGCTTTTGAAGAGACCCGCGAATACTTGCGTAAAGTATTGGAATATAAAAAAGAATTTGTAGGATTGTAA
- a CDS encoding DJ-1/PfpI family protein — protein MRIAFVAFDRMNMLDFFGAYDALMRLKTLGFVETLTCNTCALKDEVRDIHGLTLKADTVQSSLDGYDVVVVPGGIGTRTLMRDEIFLAWIKSARFAPLKAGVCTGALLLGAAGFLKDKRATTHSNAFDVLTPYCKEVVENERVVDAGEVITSRGVSASIDLGLHLCERLAGAGEAVAKGMEYPFTRP, from the coding sequence ATGCGTATTGCGTTTGTAGCCTTTGACAGAATGAATATGTTGGATTTTTTTGGTGCTTATGACGCGCTCATGCGTCTTAAAACCTTGGGGTTTGTAGAAACCCTTACATGTAACACGTGTGCGCTCAAAGATGAGGTGCGCGACATCCACGGCCTCACGCTGAAGGCCGACACGGTGCAAAGTTCGCTGGATGGGTACGATGTGGTTGTTGTGCCTGGGGGCATCGGGACGCGCACATTGATGCGCGATGAGATTTTCTTGGCGTGGATAAAAAGTGCGCGGTTTGCGCCTCTTAAGGCAGGGGTGTGTACAGGGGCATTGCTTTTGGGTGCGGCAGGATTTTTAAAAGACAAACGCGCCACCACGCACAGCAACGCTTTTGATGTGTTGACGCCCTATTGCAAAGAAGTGGTTGAAAACGAACGCGTAGTGGATGCGGGCGAGGTGATTACCTCTAGGGGGGTGAGTGCGTCTATCGACCTAGGACTTCACCTGTGCGAACGGCTCGCAGGAGCTGGCGAAGCCGTGGCAAAGGGGATGGAATACCCCTTTACTCGACCGTAA
- the glmS gene encoding glutamine--fructose-6-phosphate transaminase (isomerizing) produces MCGIVGYIGTREKKSLLLDGLKELEYRGYDSAGIALLTQGKISAYKATGKLENLALKTDCVTSEGFGIGIGHTRWATHGKPTEINAHPHWGQHAFVVHNGIIENYREIKDALQKEGIHFLSQTDTEVIVHLFESNITKHADLFSAFEATVEALHGAYAILLITTLAPETIFYAKNAVPLILAKNPKGELFFGSSDAPLIGLATEAVYLEDGEYGALSPKEITLFKNRQARPLQFVSLPQDKAYAQKEGYRFFMEKEIYEQARVISETLMGRISADSIVLDELSPELLEGINTIKICACGTSYHSGLVASYLFERLAKVRANVEIASEFRYKEPLLTPDTLFVVISQSGETADTLEALKIAKAAGLKTLAICNVDNSSIVRLADATLLTRAGIEKGVASTKAFATQVATLWMVALHIGALKGTIDQQTLASEIHTLLRTPNALHVKDGLHEKIHRLSKRYLHGHGFFFIGRDIFYPLALEGALKLKEISYMHAEGYPAGEMKHGPIALADSGLFTIALMPQTLLYEKTKSNVEELSARDATILAISPKPFDLADDFIQTGDHAHPMSEFFEMMLITQLLALEVAVRLGNDVDMPRNLAKSVTVE; encoded by the coding sequence ATGTGCGGTATCGTTGGCTACATTGGAACTCGCGAAAAAAAATCACTCTTACTAGACGGTCTTAAAGAGCTCGAATACCGAGGTTATGACTCTGCGGGCATCGCCCTTTTAACCCAAGGTAAAATCTCTGCTTACAAAGCCACAGGCAAGCTTGAAAACCTCGCTCTAAAAACTGATTGCGTCACCTCAGAAGGCTTTGGGATTGGCATCGGGCATACCCGCTGGGCCACCCACGGCAAACCCACCGAAATCAATGCCCACCCCCACTGGGGCCAACACGCCTTTGTGGTACACAACGGTATCATTGAAAATTACCGCGAAATCAAAGACGCGTTGCAAAAAGAGGGGATTCATTTCCTAAGCCAAACCGACACAGAAGTCATCGTCCACCTGTTTGAATCCAACATCACCAAGCACGCTGACCTCTTTAGTGCCTTTGAAGCCACCGTCGAGGCGTTGCATGGGGCTTATGCTATTTTACTCATCACCACGTTAGCGCCTGAGACGATTTTTTATGCTAAAAATGCCGTGCCTCTCATCCTTGCCAAAAACCCTAAAGGGGAGCTTTTCTTTGGCTCTTCTGACGCGCCTCTTATTGGCTTGGCCACCGAAGCGGTATATCTTGAAGATGGCGAGTATGGCGCTCTCTCTCCCAAAGAAATCACCCTTTTTAAAAACCGCCAAGCTCGCCCTTTGCAGTTTGTCTCCTTGCCACAAGACAAGGCCTATGCCCAAAAAGAGGGGTATCGCTTCTTTATGGAAAAAGAGATTTACGAGCAAGCCAGAGTCATCAGCGAAACCCTTATGGGGAGAATTTCTGCAGATTCCATCGTGCTAGATGAGCTCTCTCCTGAACTTTTAGAGGGTATCAACACCATCAAAATCTGCGCGTGCGGCACCAGTTACCACTCTGGACTGGTGGCAAGTTACCTTTTTGAACGCCTTGCCAAGGTGCGCGCCAATGTGGAAATCGCCAGTGAATTTCGCTACAAAGAACCTCTGCTCACACCCGACACGCTCTTTGTGGTCATTAGCCAAAGCGGTGAAACCGCCGACACCCTAGAGGCGCTCAAAATCGCCAAAGCCGCAGGGCTTAAAACCCTTGCTATTTGCAACGTAGACAACTCTTCCATCGTTCGCCTAGCCGATGCGACGCTGTTAACGCGCGCAGGGATTGAAAAAGGCGTGGCCAGCACCAAAGCCTTTGCTACACAAGTAGCAACGCTGTGGATGGTGGCTTTACATATAGGGGCGCTTAAAGGAACTATCGACCAGCAAACCCTTGCTTCTGAGATTCACACCCTCTTGCGCACCCCCAATGCTTTACATGTAAAGGATGGCTTGCATGAAAAAATCCATCGCCTTTCCAAGCGCTACTTGCACGGACACGGGTTCTTTTTTATCGGGCGGGATATTTTCTATCCTTTAGCCCTTGAAGGAGCGCTCAAACTCAAAGAGATTAGCTACATGCACGCCGAGGGGTATCCTGCGGGAGAGATGAAGCACGGCCCCATCGCACTGGCGGATAGCGGTCTTTTTACCATTGCCTTGATGCCTCAAACCTTGTTGTATGAAAAAACCAAAAGTAACGTAGAAGAGTTAAGTGCCCGCGATGCGACCATTTTAGCCATCAGTCCTAAGCCTTTTGATTTGGCGGATGATTTTATTCAAACGGGCGACCACGCCCACCCTATGAGTGAGTTTTTCGAGATGATGCTCATCACACAGCTTTTGGCTCTTGAAGTTGCGGTGCGCCTTGGCAACGACGTGGACATGCCGCGCAACCTCGCCAAAAGTGTTACGGTCGAGTAA